A genomic window from Fulvitalea axinellae includes:
- the galK gene encoding galactokinase, whose translation MIDTKVLGDKFQQLYGSTPIIARSAGRVNLIGEHTDYNDGFVLPAAIDKEIVFALAKNNSDTCRLYSVDLDDSAEFSISAPAKTDKAWANYVVGVAAEMMAIGAEIGGFDCVFGGDVPLGAGLSSSAALECALANGLNELFGCGFDKLTLVKSAQKAEHNYAGVKCGIMDQFASVFGTAGHCVRLDCRTLEYSYFPLNIDGYKLVLCDTNVKHSLASSEYNTRREQCESGVEILKKYQPEIANLRDVSLELLQAHKDEMDPVIYKRCEYVVKENARVVKACEHLDAGNLEAFGEQMYLSHEGLSNDYEVSCPELDFLVEQTRNNANVLGSRMMGGGFGGCTINLVKEEAIESFVAETAEAYQKAMGKEMKSYTVVIGDGARVEQAPVC comes from the coding sequence ATGATAGATACCAAAGTTTTAGGGGATAAGTTCCAGCAACTATACGGCAGCACACCGATAATCGCACGTTCGGCGGGTCGCGTAAACCTTATTGGCGAACACACCGATTACAACGACGGATTCGTGCTTCCAGCGGCGATTGACAAAGAGATCGTTTTCGCACTGGCCAAAAACAACAGTGACACTTGCAGGCTTTACTCCGTTGATCTTGACGACAGCGCCGAATTCTCGATCAGCGCCCCCGCCAAAACCGACAAGGCTTGGGCCAACTACGTTGTGGGCGTAGCGGCCGAGATGATGGCCATCGGCGCCGAGATCGGCGGTTTTGACTGCGTATTCGGTGGTGACGTTCCTTTGGGTGCCGGACTCTCCTCTTCCGCCGCTCTTGAGTGCGCTTTGGCCAACGGCCTGAACGAGCTCTTCGGTTGCGGATTCGATAAACTTACCTTGGTAAAATCGGCGCAGAAAGCCGAGCATAATTACGCTGGCGTGAAATGCGGCATCATGGACCAGTTCGCCAGTGTATTCGGCACTGCCGGACACTGCGTGCGCCTTGACTGCCGTACTTTGGAATACAGCTACTTCCCGTTGAATATCGACGGTTACAAACTCGTACTTTGCGACACTAACGTGAAGCACTCTTTGGCTTCTTCTGAATACAACACCCGTCGCGAGCAGTGCGAAAGCGGCGTGGAGATTTTGAAGAAATACCAGCCGGAAATCGCCAATCTCCGCGACGTGAGCCTGGAATTACTCCAAGCACACAAAGACGAGATGGACCCGGTGATCTACAAGCGTTGCGAATACGTGGTGAAAGAGAACGCCCGCGTGGTGAAAGCCTGCGAACACCTCGACGCCGGCAACCTCGAAGCTTTCGGCGAGCAGATGTACCTGTCGCACGAAGGCCTTTCGAACGATTACGAAGTAAGCTGCCCCGAGCTCGATTTCCTCGTGGAGCAGACCAGAAACAACGCCAATGTTCTCGGATCGAGAATGATGGGCGGAGGTTTCGGCGGCTGCACCATCAACTTGGTGAAAGAGGAGGCAATCGAATCTTTCGTGGCCGAGACTGCCGAGGCTTACCAAAAAGCCATGGGCAAAGAAATGAAATCGTACACCGTAGTGATCGGTGACGGGGCGAGGGTTGAGCAAGCGCCAGTTTGCTAA
- a CDS encoding LacI family DNA-binding transcriptional regulator yields the protein MRRKKRQVTIKDLARKLDVSVSTVSRALRGAEDINKETKKAVLALAEELDYQPNTIAMSLVNKKTNTIGVIVPELAMHFFASAIGGIQDYAARKGYNVMICQSNENYETEMANTETLVKSRVDGLIVSCSRQTSDYSHFERLLGKGHPLVFFDRIPGKPLPASSVIVDDYQGAFNAVTHLLDSGCKRVAHLSGPDYMLISRQREKGYRDALEAKGIPFDESLVKRCDLLRNDAYDKTLEFLSEDNIDGIFAITDPVAMQAIRALKAEGKSIPEDVSVVGFTDEPVNDMLTPSLTSVRQPAYELGENAAKLLLEQIEAYHSEEAEEPPVRTALVKTTLMERGSTKTLETVS from the coding sequence ATGAGGAGAAAGAAAAGGCAAGTGACAATAAAGGATTTGGCCAGGAAACTCGATGTTTCCGTATCCACTGTTTCCAGGGCGTTGCGCGGGGCCGAGGACATCAACAAAGAAACGAAGAAGGCCGTGTTGGCTTTGGCCGAGGAGCTGGATTACCAACCCAACACCATAGCCATGAGCTTGGTCAACAAGAAGACGAACACCATCGGGGTGATCGTGCCGGAATTGGCCATGCACTTTTTCGCTTCGGCGATTGGGGGAATCCAGGACTACGCGGCGCGTAAGGGATATAACGTGATGATATGCCAGTCTAACGAGAACTACGAGACCGAGATGGCCAACACCGAGACGCTGGTGAAAAGCCGCGTGGACGGCCTGATTGTCTCTTGTTCAAGACAGACCAGCGACTATAGCCACTTTGAGCGACTTTTGGGAAAAGGGCATCCGCTCGTGTTTTTCGACAGGATTCCGGGCAAGCCTTTGCCGGCTTCGTCCGTAATTGTGGATGATTATCAGGGCGCTTTCAATGCTGTGACGCATTTGTTGGACAGCGGATGTAAAAGGGTGGCGCATTTGTCCGGACCGGATTATATGCTGATTTCGCGCCAGCGCGAAAAAGGCTACCGCGACGCGTTGGAGGCCAAAGGGATTCCGTTTGACGAATCTTTGGTGAAACGTTGCGACTTGCTCAGAAACGACGCTTATGACAAGACTTTGGAGTTTTTGTCGGAAGACAATATCGACGGGATTTTCGCCATCACTGATCCGGTGGCCATGCAGGCTATCCGGGCGCTGAAGGCCGAAGGCAAAAGCATCCCGGAAGACGTTTCCGTAGTCGGATTCACCGATGAGCCTGTAAACGATATGTTGACGCCTTCGCTCACTTCGGTTCGCCAGCCTGCGTATGAGTTGGGCGAAAACGCGGCCAAGTTGCTGTTGGAGCAAATCGAGGCCTACCATTCGGAAGAGGCGGAAGAGCCCCCGGTAAGAACGGCTTTGGTGAAAACGACGCTGATGGAACGAGGGTCTACCAAGACATTGGAAACGGTAAGTTAA
- a CDS encoding ABC transporter substrate-binding protein has product MMDRLVFGRIAVVLFLALAACSPKKKNEGKTEDIKTETATAGDSLSVRYAKRFELGAHKGCVRLTITAGDGQDVVSKSYLLVNRGEKAPVHPADWTLVNVPVRSVVTQSSEYIGGANILGDVGRIKGVSLPKYVYSEAIHKKIEAGEVLAVGEGTSTDMEKILAMKSDLLWVSGMPGSGNSSFGVLEQSGTVIMYGMNWMETDALGSAEWIKVIGALNGKLAEASKYFDKVSEKYAEVKRKVSQSDKKPVTIAGLPFKGTWYMPAGQSFRAKMFADAGFSYPWASKPGTGSLPLDIETVFPKALTATYWLNVGSMTDLKTLKGLDSRYAEFGPVTLGNVYNNNARTNRVGANDFWESGTFRPDVVLEDLATISHPDLFPAHKLYYYRKLK; this is encoded by the coding sequence ATGATGGATAGGCTTGTTTTTGGGCGAATCGCCGTTGTTTTGTTTTTGGCCTTGGCCGCTTGTTCTCCTAAAAAGAAAAATGAGGGAAAAACTGAGGATATAAAAACCGAGACGGCAACCGCGGGCGATTCCCTTTCGGTGCGATATGCCAAGCGGTTCGAGTTGGGGGCGCATAAAGGTTGTGTACGTTTAACTATTACCGCCGGCGACGGGCAGGATGTGGTTTCGAAAAGCTATCTGTTGGTAAACCGTGGCGAAAAGGCTCCGGTACACCCCGCGGATTGGACATTGGTCAATGTGCCTGTCCGTTCCGTGGTTACGCAGTCTTCGGAATATATCGGCGGAGCGAATATACTGGGCGATGTCGGCAGGATTAAAGGGGTTTCCCTTCCGAAGTACGTTTACAGCGAAGCTATCCATAAGAAAATCGAGGCGGGAGAAGTTTTGGCCGTAGGCGAAGGGACTTCCACGGATATGGAAAAGATTCTCGCCATGAAATCGGATTTGTTGTGGGTGTCGGGTATGCCGGGTTCGGGCAATTCCTCGTTCGGCGTGTTGGAGCAGTCCGGAACAGTGATCATGTACGGTATGAACTGGATGGAAACAGACGCTTTGGGAAGCGCCGAATGGATAAAGGTGATTGGCGCGTTGAACGGAAAATTGGCGGAAGCGTCCAAGTATTTTGATAAAGTGTCGGAGAAATACGCCGAGGTAAAACGGAAAGTCTCGCAAAGCGACAAGAAGCCCGTAACCATCGCAGGCTTGCCATTTAAAGGGACTTGGTACATGCCCGCCGGCCAAAGTTTCCGGGCCAAGATGTTCGCCGACGCCGGTTTCTCATATCCTTGGGCCTCGAAGCCGGGAACGGGAAGTTTGCCTTTGGATATCGAGACGGTTTTCCCGAAAGCCCTGACCGCTACATATTGGCTGAATGTGGGAAGCATGACGGACCTGAAAACTTTGAAAGGCCTCGATTCACGTTACGCCGAATTCGGGCCGGTGACTTTGGGGAACGTTTATAATAACAACGCCAGAACAAATCGAGTGGGGGCCAATGATTTTTGGGAGTCGGGGACATTCAGGCCCGACGTGGTTTTGGAAGATCTGGCGACAATTTCCCACCCAGACCTCTTTCCGGCGCATAAGCTCTATTACTATCGAAAACTGAAATAA
- a CDS encoding iron ABC transporter permease yields MGQALKGKALKFTLLALAVVALFVAELAYGSVSIPIGKIISAPVNPDGDPVTWKILSLIRFPRAVTALLAGAALSMSGLQMQTLFRNPMAGPSVLGVTAGATLGVAFVMLASGYVPTALAVSHLGVSGASVLVLAASVGAGLLAFLVAGMAAKVRDQVVLLIIGMMIGQLAVALVSVWQYFSEADKVKEFILWTFGSLGGVTLEQLPIFAGFVLVAMVLSFGFAKNLNGLALGEDYARSMGFRVERNRTVIILVNGLLVGCVTAFCGPVGFVGVAVPHVARAVFGTENHRVLMPASALLGMAILLLCDRVAHWPGADGVLPINAVTSLIGAPVVIRVILKSRGRR; encoded by the coding sequence ATGGGCCAAGCCTTAAAGGGCAAAGCCCTGAAATTTACGTTACTGGCTTTGGCGGTGGTGGCGCTGTTTGTGGCCGAGTTGGCTTACGGCTCGGTGTCTATCCCGATAGGGAAGATCATTAGCGCCCCTGTCAATCCCGACGGCGATCCCGTCACGTGGAAGATCCTTAGTCTGATACGTTTTCCCCGAGCCGTGACGGCACTGCTGGCCGGCGCGGCCTTGTCGATGAGCGGTTTGCAGATGCAGACGCTTTTCCGCAACCCGATGGCCGGGCCCTCGGTGCTTGGCGTTACGGCTGGCGCCACGTTGGGCGTGGCTTTCGTAATGTTGGCCTCGGGTTACGTCCCGACGGCTTTGGCCGTAAGCCATCTGGGCGTTTCGGGAGCGTCCGTGTTGGTGTTGGCCGCCAGCGTGGGAGCTGGATTGTTGGCCTTTTTGGTAGCCGGAATGGCCGCCAAGGTACGCGACCAAGTGGTGTTGCTGATTATCGGTATGATGATCGGGCAGTTGGCCGTGGCCTTGGTCAGCGTGTGGCAATATTTCAGCGAGGCCGATAAAGTGAAAGAATTTATCCTTTGGACCTTCGGGAGCTTGGGAGGCGTTACTTTGGAACAGCTTCCCATATTCGCGGGCTTCGTATTGGTGGCTATGGTTTTGTCTTTCGGCTTCGCCAAAAATCTTAACGGATTGGCGCTGGGTGAGGATTACGCCCGGTCGATGGGCTTTCGTGTGGAGCGAAACCGTACGGTGATTATTCTTGTCAACGGCCTATTGGTCGGATGCGTCACCGCGTTTTGCGGTCCCGTGGGCTTTGTGGGCGTAGCGGTTCCGCATGTGGCGCGGGCCGTGTTCGGTACCGAAAACCACCGCGTGCTGATGCCCGCCAGCGCCCTGTTGGGTATGGCTATACTTTTGCTCTGCGATCGCGTGGCGCATTGGCCCGGCGCCGACGGCGTATTGCCTATCAACGCCGTGACTTCTTTAATCGGCGCTCCGGTGGTAATCAGGGTGATTTTGAAATCCAGAGGAAGACGATGA
- a CDS encoding ABC transporter ATP-binding protein: MKGEEMDKAVLSAKDLTVGYADKAGHRTVVNKADVALMPGELCCLLGPNGAGKSTLLRALAGLRKPFGGEVSLCGNSLGALGPGQKAKLLGMVASRPEMVADMYVDEIVALGRSPYTGWSGKLGAKDYEKVNEAMESTKTSRFTGRTFSSLSDGEKQRVLIARVLAQDTDVILLDEPTAHLDLPGRAEIMLLLKSLAHSTGKAVLMSTHDPDMATQVADRLWLMPGDGAVLCGTPEQLVSGGDIAKAFETDWLEYDYGAGRFRIREGYKG; the protein is encoded by the coding sequence ATGAAGGGAGAAGAAATGGACAAAGCCGTACTCAGCGCCAAAGACCTGACGGTAGGCTATGCCGACAAAGCCGGACACCGGACGGTGGTAAACAAAGCCGACGTGGCGCTGATGCCCGGAGAGTTGTGTTGCCTCTTGGGACCGAACGGCGCCGGAAAATCCACTTTGCTGAGGGCTTTGGCCGGTTTGAGAAAACCCTTTGGCGGAGAGGTGAGCCTATGCGGAAACAGCCTAGGCGCCTTGGGGCCGGGGCAAAAGGCCAAACTGTTGGGCATGGTGGCCAGCCGTCCGGAGATGGTGGCCGATATGTACGTGGACGAGATAGTGGCTTTGGGCAGAAGCCCTTATACCGGCTGGTCAGGGAAGCTGGGTGCCAAGGATTACGAAAAGGTAAACGAGGCGATGGAGTCTACCAAAACTTCCAGATTTACGGGAAGAACTTTTTCCAGCCTCAGCGACGGCGAAAAACAGCGGGTGCTGATTGCCCGGGTTTTGGCGCAGGATACGGACGTGATTTTGCTGGACGAGCCTACCGCCCATTTGGACCTTCCGGGCCGGGCCGAGATTATGCTTTTGCTCAAGAGCTTGGCGCATTCCACTGGAAAGGCGGTGCTGATGTCGACCCACGATCCGGATATGGCCACCCAAGTGGCGGACCGCCTTTGGCTGATGCCCGGCGATGGTGCCGTATTGTGCGGTACGCCCGAGCAACTGGTAAGCGGAGGCGATATTGCCAAGGCTTTCGAGACGGATTGGTTGGAGTATGATTATGGTGCGGGAAGGTTTAGGATTCGGGAAGGTTATAAGGGGTGA
- a CDS encoding cytochrome-c peroxidase → MKYHTTPTIRFESLVSISFYTLCFVLLFACCSGPKQVTEKTPLKTVENIYKSDLELCAAHLDSITTSDDIDKHFALAREYFKRAEPILAYVDKDNYKSLNQPNILSVEEEDLTDIKINNPFGLQVMEEQLAEEQPDTAAIKENSRLTENRVRLILHNTKLKLENHHIIWLVRESVVRVSLTGITGFDSPAALNSLLEAVTVYESLRNILSAYRQNFSNENLYNEWLTEIDRTTQALKGDFDRFDRYSFLKFRTAEQLRLINRTIKDWEVEFPFELALRNDAVSLFAPTAFNVNFFTDYRNGNTDTESKIVLGKKLFLDKRLSRSGQMSCATCHDEKLAFTDGLKTFPKQKRNTPTLLYSGMQKAFFYDNRAGSLEGQIAGVVKNKNEFHSDMALLTETVKADSAYAKSFRKIYGKRLNHTTIRNAIASYVRSLAPFDSKFDRNVNGSENTLTASEIRGFNLFSGKAKCATCHFPPLFNGTIPPEYKRTELEALAVPADKSEQPEIDPDLGRYELFKTEERKHFFKTPTVRNIAETAPYMHNGVYDSLEEVMEFYNNGGGHGLGIRLEHQTLPTDSLHLNKREIKDIIAFMRSLNDQAYERNNKKEKPQELASAK, encoded by the coding sequence ATGAAATACCATACGACCCCAACCATACGATTCGAATCGCTCGTCAGCATATCGTTTTATACCCTCTGCTTTGTTCTACTGTTCGCCTGTTGCTCGGGCCCGAAACAAGTAACCGAAAAGACTCCGCTGAAAACAGTTGAGAACATTTACAAATCGGATCTGGAACTGTGCGCCGCCCATCTCGATTCAATCACAACATCCGATGACATCGACAAGCATTTTGCCCTTGCCAGGGAATATTTTAAACGCGCCGAGCCCATCCTCGCCTATGTTGACAAGGACAATTACAAATCGCTGAACCAGCCCAATATCCTAAGCGTAGAGGAAGAGGATTTGACCGATATAAAAATCAATAATCCCTTCGGCCTACAGGTAATGGAAGAACAACTGGCCGAAGAACAGCCGGATACGGCGGCCATAAAAGAAAACTCCCGCCTTACGGAAAACAGAGTCAGACTGATTCTGCACAACACTAAACTGAAACTGGAAAACCACCACATCATATGGCTGGTGCGGGAGTCCGTGGTCAGAGTGAGCCTTACGGGAATAACCGGGTTCGACTCGCCGGCGGCGCTTAACTCGTTGCTCGAGGCCGTTACGGTTTACGAAAGCCTGAGGAATATCCTGAGCGCCTATCGCCAAAACTTCTCAAACGAAAACCTGTACAACGAATGGCTCACCGAAATCGACCGGACCACGCAAGCCCTGAAGGGCGACTTTGACCGGTTCGACCGATACTCGTTCCTAAAATTCCGCACAGCCGAACAACTCCGCCTCATCAACCGCACGATCAAAGACTGGGAAGTGGAATTCCCTTTCGAACTGGCTTTGAGAAACGACGCCGTCAGCCTTTTCGCTCCAACGGCCTTCAACGTCAACTTTTTCACCGATTACAGAAACGGCAATACCGATACGGAAAGCAAGATCGTATTGGGCAAAAAACTGTTTTTGGACAAAAGACTCTCCCGCTCCGGCCAGATGAGTTGCGCCACTTGCCACGACGAAAAGCTGGCCTTCACCGACGGGCTCAAGACTTTTCCAAAACAAAAAAGAAACACCCCGACCCTGCTCTACTCCGGTATGCAGAAAGCGTTTTTCTACGACAACAGGGCCGGAAGCCTTGAGGGCCAGATAGCGGGAGTGGTCAAAAACAAAAACGAGTTCCACAGCGATATGGCCCTGCTCACCGAAACCGTAAAAGCCGACAGCGCCTACGCCAAAAGCTTCCGCAAAATCTACGGCAAGAGACTCAACCACACCACCATCCGCAACGCTATCGCGTCATACGTCCGTAGCCTCGCTCCTTTCGATTCCAAATTCGACCGGAACGTAAACGGATCCGAAAACACCTTGACCGCCAGCGAAATCCGCGGATTCAATCTCTTCTCCGGCAAGGCCAAATGCGCCACATGCCATTTCCCGCCACTTTTCAACGGCACCATTCCGCCGGAATACAAGCGTACGGAGCTGGAAGCCCTAGCCGTCCCGGCCGACAAATCCGAACAGCCGGAAATAGACCCGGACCTGGGACGTTACGAACTTTTCAAAACCGAGGAAAGAAAGCATTTCTTCAAAACACCAACCGTCCGCAACATAGCTGAAACGGCGCCCTATATGCACAACGGCGTATATGACAGTCTGGAAGAGGTAATGGAATTTTATAACAACGGCGGCGGCCACGGCCTCGGAATCCGTCTGGAACACCAAACCTTACCGACCGATTCGCTACACTTAAACAAAAGGGAAATCAAAGACATAATCGCGTTTATGCGAAGCCTAAACGATCAGGCCTATGAGCGGAATAACAAAAAAGAAAAGCCCCAAGAGCTGGCTTCCGCAAAATAA
- a CDS encoding alkaline phosphatase PhoX encodes MKNLLKGGLFAMLALASCSDNDDEAPVNNVKLESHSSTPSFLKLSPGFTSTQVYSLISSEDKLPQSPGFVYGSMADGAGLLKNGDGTFTLINNIEADYSIARITLSDTFKPVKGEYILNAEATANTAQCSGSMITPEEHGFGPLYLSGGEWGGSSKGVFATHPFKNASEASNAQMLTAFGQWSTENAVVIGKDAYPDKTVAFIGDDHSDNNVPSGQLGMYVGARGDLNGGKLYGLKVTDTDIQYEMDMKEGKSYPVSFVQLNETQIDNLDAEAKSKGVMGFSRLEDIDWRRGSAANNREIYFCVTGRKKDGLIGKGTVYGRIYKVTLNDQDPTDAGTITCVLDGDLAGGKAKAFHSPDNILVTDNYAYIQEDPNGYADNADKTHYARLYQYNLNTGELKTVLECDQDKAASQSYGRTNKAWEITGMIDISNIIGKDDTFLLITQMHGWEKEKAFTDPKANPSPESRKEGSQLYIIQGLAR; translated from the coding sequence ATGAAAAATCTCCTGAAAGGCGGACTGTTCGCCATGTTGGCCCTGGCCTCATGCAGCGACAACGACGACGAAGCGCCGGTGAACAACGTAAAGCTCGAAAGCCACTCGTCCACACCGTCGTTTCTGAAGCTTTCTCCGGGCTTCACCAGCACTCAGGTTTACTCGCTTATTTCTTCCGAAGACAAGCTCCCGCAATCGCCGGGTTTCGTCTACGGTTCCATGGCCGACGGCGCCGGTTTACTCAAGAACGGCGACGGCACTTTTACGCTGATCAACAACATCGAGGCCGATTACTCTATCGCCCGCATTACGTTGTCAGACACTTTTAAGCCCGTAAAAGGAGAATATATCCTTAACGCCGAGGCTACGGCAAACACGGCCCAGTGTTCGGGCAGTATGATTACTCCCGAAGAGCACGGCTTCGGACCGCTTTACCTTTCCGGCGGCGAGTGGGGCGGTTCTTCCAAAGGCGTTTTCGCCACCCACCCTTTCAAAAACGCCAGCGAAGCCAGCAATGCGCAGATGCTTACGGCTTTCGGACAATGGTCTACGGAAAACGCCGTGGTAATCGGCAAGGACGCTTATCCTGACAAAACCGTTGCCTTCATCGGCGACGATCACTCCGACAACAATGTTCCTTCCGGCCAGCTGGGCATGTACGTAGGCGCCCGCGGCGACCTGAACGGCGGAAAACTCTACGGCCTGAAAGTAACCGACACGGATATCCAATACGAAATGGATATGAAGGAAGGAAAGTCTTACCCTGTCAGCTTCGTTCAGCTCAACGAAACCCAAATCGACAACCTCGACGCCGAGGCCAAAAGCAAAGGCGTAATGGGATTTTCGCGTCTGGAAGACATCGACTGGCGTCGCGGATCGGCGGCCAACAACCGCGAGATTTATTTCTGCGTGACCGGACGTAAAAAAGACGGGCTCATCGGAAAAGGAACCGTATACGGCCGTATCTACAAAGTGACGCTCAACGACCAAGACCCGACCGACGCCGGTACCATCACCTGCGTACTCGACGGCGACTTGGCCGGCGGAAAAGCCAAAGCCTTCCACAGCCCGGACAATATCTTGGTGACGGATAACTATGCCTACATCCAAGAAGACCCGAACGGTTACGCCGACAACGCCGACAAGACCCACTACGCCCGCCTGTATCAGTATAACCTCAATACCGGCGAGTTGAAAACCGTTTTGGAATGCGACCAAGACAAAGCCGCTTCCCAAAGCTACGGAAGAACCAACAAGGCTTGGGAAATCACGGGAATGATCGACATCTCGAATATCATCGGAAAAGACGACACCTTCTTGCTGATCACACAGATGCACGGCTGGGAAAAAGAAAAAGCTTTCACCGATCCGAAAGCCAACCCGAGCCCGGAATCGCGCAAAGAGGGTAGCCAACTCTATATTATCCAAGGTTTGGCCCGCTAA
- a CDS encoding class I SAM-dependent methyltransferase: MSNKTIDTRQGHWALAKSGKKVLRPGGKELTLELIGKLDITETDDIAEFAPGLGFTASIALGHRPQSYTGVELNEEVAEKLRKTINGEGRRIITGNAANSNLESDSLDKVYGEAMLSMQADHRKSEIIREASRILKKGGFYGIHELGLSPDNISESDKANILQDVAKSIKVNARPLTSQEWINLIENEGFKVVYIAKRPMHLLEPSRIIDDEGFFRTLKIAFNVLRFPDLRKHILTMRRTFKKHESNLNAIAIVAQKI, from the coding sequence ATGAGCAATAAGACTATCGACACTAGACAAGGACATTGGGCATTGGCAAAATCCGGAAAGAAAGTGCTTCGCCCAGGCGGAAAGGAATTGACATTGGAGCTGATCGGTAAGTTGGACATTACCGAAACAGACGACATTGCCGAGTTTGCTCCGGGACTGGGTTTTACCGCTTCTATAGCGCTTGGGCACCGGCCTCAGTCCTACACAGGGGTGGAGTTGAATGAGGAAGTGGCGGAAAAGCTTAGAAAAACCATTAATGGGGAGGGCCGGAGAATAATTACTGGAAACGCGGCCAATTCCAACCTTGAGTCGGATAGTCTGGATAAAGTTTACGGAGAGGCGATGTTGTCAATGCAGGCGGATCACCGTAAATCGGAAATTATCAGGGAGGCGAGCCGTATTCTGAAAAAAGGCGGATTTTACGGCATCCATGAGCTGGGTTTGTCTCCCGATAATATAAGCGAAAGCGACAAGGCGAATATCCTGCAAGACGTGGCGAAGAGCATTAAGGTGAACGCCAGGCCCTTGACCTCGCAGGAATGGATAAACCTGATAGAGAACGAAGGATTTAAGGTGGTTTATATAGCGAAAAGGCCCATGCACTTGCTTGAACCTAGCAGAATAATAGACGACGAAGGTTTTTTCAGGACGTTGAAAATAGCTTTTAACGTATTGAGATTTCCGGATTTGAGGAAGCATATTCTAACGATGCGAAGGACTTTCAAAAAACACGAATCCAACCTGAACGCCATTGCGATTGTAGCGCAAAAGATTTGA